The Flavobacterium jumunjinense genome includes a region encoding these proteins:
- a CDS encoding DUF3289 family protein gives MNEGGNIVRTTLGTSHKEAETIAIRATKENLEFTSPNEVRFNGKEGGKKFGDFVAQSEEEQKTIRVNSKLIGKARRDPGYNFDKTPAEDMMSGDKPPKSASIMNDAMFTHNNATLGAYLDQLMQSLSIGSMETVALEMSSLFKSGTGGTYKSDALNKEIENNAATLKFHDNFVNLFKAELSIAKYDPNQMEIIPMDLLNFSSFWDKVSGLGITIHQVWSVKAEIENYVYTESNGKWECDLIYTFYDHFGLDWDDIVKHGSDRIPQYHTGDCFKAWYILQHYRNAKPFITEMIKKIKITN, from the coding sequence ATGAATGAAGGAGGAAATATTGTTAGAACCACTTTAGGTACATCACACAAGGAAGCCGAAACTATAGCAATAAGAGCAACAAAAGAGAACTTAGAATTTACTTCACCAAATGAAGTCCGTTTTAATGGTAAAGAAGGTGGTAAAAAGTTTGGTGATTTTGTAGCGCAAAGTGAAGAAGAGCAAAAAACAATAAGAGTCAATTCAAAACTTATTGGTAAAGCACGAAGAGACCCAGGCTATAATTTTGATAAGACACCCGCAGAAGATATGATGAGCGGAGATAAACCTCCTAAATCTGCAAGCATTATGAACGATGCTATGTTTACACACAATAACGCAACTTTAGGAGCATATTTAGATCAGTTAATGCAATCGCTCTCAATAGGAAGCATGGAAACTGTTGCTTTAGAAATGTCATCTCTTTTTAAAAGTGGTACTGGCGGAACATACAAAAGTGATGCGTTAAATAAGGAAATAGAAAATAACGCTGCCACTTTAAAATTTCATGACAATTTTGTAAATCTTTTTAAAGCAGAATTGAGCATTGCAAAATATGACCCAAATCAGATGGAAATAATACCTATGGATTTACTCAATTTTTCTTCATTTTGGGATAAAGTGTCTGGGTTAGGAATAACTATACATCAAGTTTGGAGTGTAAAGGCAGAAATTGAAAACTATGTATATACAGAATCAAATGGAAAATGGGAATGTGATTTAATCTATACTTTTTATGACCATTTTGGCTTAGATTGGGATGATATTGTAAAACATGGTTCAGATAGAATACCTCAATATCATACAGGAGATTGTTTTAAGGCATGGTATATTCTTCAACATTATAGAAATGCAAAGCCATTTATTACCGAAATGATTAAAAAAATAAAAATAACAAACTAA
- a CDS encoding heme-binding protein, producing MKNLLLLIAIIPFITNAQKNPNLKEVATYEKNYIKSVENLTLDAAYLLTDKALKKANEINKNVSIAILDASGNIILMIRGDGVGIHNTEAARRKAFTALSTKTSTLELLQKANNNPLINNLNTLPELLLLSGGLPIWYKGNVVGSIGVAGGGNPENDDLIAKAATIYENGITTSK from the coding sequence ATGAAAAATTTACTATTACTAATTGCTATCATTCCTTTTATTACTAATGCACAAAAAAATCCAAACCTAAAAGAAGTCGCCACTTATGAGAAAAACTACATTAAATCAGTAGAAAATCTAACATTAGATGCTGCCTATCTTTTAACTGATAAAGCATTGAAAAAAGCAAATGAAATTAATAAAAATGTATCAATAGCAATTCTTGACGCTTCTGGTAATATAATTTTAATGATTCGAGGTGACGGTGTAGGAATACATAACACAGAAGCAGCTCGTAGGAAAGCTTTTACAGCATTATCAACTAAAACTTCAACACTTGAATTATTACAAAAAGCAAATAATAATCCACTTATTAATAATTTGAATACGCTACCAGAACTATTACTTTTAAGTGGTGGTTTACCTATATGGTATAAAGGAAATGTTGTGGGTAGTATTGGAGTTGCTGGTGGTGGAAACCCAGAAAATGACGATTTAATAGCAAAAGCGGCAACAATTTATGAAAATGGAATCACAACTAGTAAATAA
- the uraH gene encoding hydroxyisourate hydrolase: protein MKKLIYTTFLILLSTFMFGQNNKFQLSSHILDVSKGSPAKDISIKLEKYNEQTKVWSFVDEKKTDLNGRITDFLNSEKSNLGIYKLTFYTNEYFKKENIESFYPFIEVVFQIKDQNHYHVPITLSAFGYSTYRGN from the coding sequence ATGAAAAAATTAATCTACACTACGTTTTTAATACTTTTATCAACCTTTATGTTCGGACAAAACAATAAGTTCCAACTTTCAAGTCATATTCTAGATGTGTCAAAAGGTTCACCAGCAAAAGACATATCAATCAAATTAGAAAAATATAACGAACAAACTAAAGTTTGGTCGTTTGTAGATGAGAAAAAAACTGATTTAAACGGAAGAATTACCGACTTCTTAAATTCAGAAAAATCAAATTTAGGAATATATAAATTAACATTTTATACTAACGAATATTTTAAAAAAGAGAACATTGAAAGTTTTTATCCTTTCATTGAAGTTGTTTTTCAAATAAAAGATCAAAATCATTATCACGTTCCTATCACATTGTCAGCATTTGGATATTCAACTTATCGTGGAAATTAA
- a CDS encoding Crp/Fnr family transcriptional regulator, translating into MFQILEKVLKRKTDVNDNTLKKIVSYFKIIHTKRNQILLTSEEVCQNYYFINKGCIRLFTISKDGNDNSRFFAFEENFATALPSFIDQKPAEEYLQTIQNSELLVISRTDFYHLVNTLPEFAKLYTEILENGFIMAQKRIYGFQGFDAKEKVKWIIKHQPKLLLNVSNKMVASYLGISASTLSRVKSKL; encoded by the coding sequence ATGTTTCAAATTCTTGAAAAAGTTTTAAAGAGAAAAACTGATGTGAATGATAATACATTAAAAAAAATAGTTTCATATTTTAAAATTATACATACTAAACGAAACCAAATCTTACTGACTAGTGAAGAAGTATGTCAAAATTATTATTTTATAAACAAAGGATGTATTCGTTTATTCACAATTTCAAAAGACGGTAATGATAATTCAAGATTTTTTGCATTTGAAGAGAATTTTGCAACAGCTTTACCTAGTTTTATAGACCAAAAACCTGCCGAAGAATACCTACAAACAATTCAAAATTCGGAATTACTCGTTATTTCAAGAACTGATTTTTATCACTTGGTAAATACTTTGCCAGAATTTGCAAAGTTATACACTGAAATTTTAGAAAATGGTTTTATAATGGCGCAAAAACGAATTTACGGATTTCAAGGGTTTGATGCTAAAGAAAAAGTAAAATGGATAATTAAACATCAGCCTAAATTATTATTAAATGTTTCAAACAAAATGGTTGCATCCTATTTAGGAATATCAGCTTCAACATTAAGCAGAGTGAAATCTAAATTATAA
- a CDS encoding type VI secretion system Vgr family protein, with translation MAISTTIRIQIGGESLTRFSKLVIHQKVHTHHTFSLLQPLPKEFVSQAIDKSQSYIGQTIKIEIQPSSLRTSSPLLFNGIITEAQMIRTSGAAGGIIINGYSPTIAMEGTPKTQSFSDDSLSDIIKKITGSYPQRELQPTVDIKNDTSLPYVVQYRESDFGFACRMAQKKGQWFYYNGEELTFGQPKSKNFVLEYGRSLHSFNIEMRAKPLGFEYLGYDSSNAETQKANATEVNYQPEGYSKVMYESSKKLFPDDSTMLYTHPIEEGSARTHLIDRVTTQLQSRAADLVTAKGDSDETGLRIGDVVSIQEPAFSMTGNLLDGLQEQNFGSYIITDITHVCEESGSYHNTFQAVPDTVLAPPYGNVHNHPTADTQPAVVTDNNDPSGLGRVQVKFAWQDGNSPWIRMINPHAGGGKGMYFIPEIGEEVLVGFEAGNAEKPFVLGAMYNGSASSAYATSGNDKKVIQTRSGCKIIIDDAVGSIFLEDPSGNSVLLDGNKNISINAPKNFTVNAGENIIYSAGGNIVSSAQKNINIIAGESITELANEDYSLTASNIFETAQIGRSSKAKSITENMEKGNIISSKEAIHVESAKEVNVNSGKKVNMQ, from the coding sequence ATGGCAATAAGCACTACTATACGCATCCAAATTGGAGGCGAATCTCTTACGCGATTTTCTAAGTTAGTGATACATCAAAAAGTACATACACATCATACTTTTTCATTATTACAACCTTTACCAAAAGAATTTGTGAGTCAAGCAATAGATAAATCACAAAGCTATATTGGTCAAACCATAAAAATTGAGATACAACCTTCAAGTTTAAGAACATCATCACCACTTTTGTTTAATGGGATAATAACAGAAGCACAAATGATTCGTACTTCGGGAGCAGCAGGAGGAATCATAATAAATGGTTATAGTCCAACCATTGCAATGGAAGGAACACCAAAAACACAATCTTTTTCAGACGATTCTTTGTCAGATATCATAAAAAAAATTACAGGCAGCTATCCTCAAAGAGAACTGCAACCGACAGTTGATATAAAAAACGATACAAGTTTGCCTTATGTAGTGCAATACAGAGAAAGCGATTTTGGCTTTGCCTGTAGAATGGCACAAAAAAAAGGACAATGGTTCTATTATAATGGAGAAGAATTAACATTCGGTCAACCAAAATCTAAAAATTTCGTATTAGAATATGGTCGATCGTTGCACAGTTTCAATATCGAAATGCGTGCGAAACCACTAGGTTTTGAATATTTAGGATATGATTCTAGTAATGCAGAAACACAAAAAGCGAATGCTACAGAAGTAAATTACCAGCCAGAAGGCTATTCTAAAGTAATGTATGAGAGTTCTAAAAAGCTTTTTCCAGACGATTCAACGATGCTTTATACACACCCTATCGAAGAAGGAAGTGCACGAACACATTTAATAGATAGAGTAACCACACAATTGCAATCTCGAGCAGCCGATTTAGTAACTGCAAAAGGAGATAGTGACGAAACAGGATTACGAATTGGAGACGTCGTTTCTATTCAAGAACCTGCTTTTTCAATGACAGGTAATCTATTAGATGGTCTGCAAGAGCAAAATTTTGGAAGCTATATTATTACCGATATTACTCATGTTTGTGAAGAATCGGGCTCCTATCACAACACTTTTCAAGCCGTTCCAGATACCGTTTTAGCACCACCTTATGGAAACGTACACAATCATCCAACAGCAGATACGCAACCCGCAGTTGTTACAGATAATAATGATCCATCAGGATTAGGTCGTGTGCAAGTAAAGTTTGCTTGGCAAGACGGAAACTCACCATGGATTCGTATGATAAATCCACATGCAGGAGGAGGAAAAGGAATGTATTTTATTCCAGAAATTGGAGAAGAAGTATTAGTTGGTTTTGAAGCAGGAAATGCAGAGAAACCTTTTGTTCTTGGAGCAATGTATAACGGTAGTGCATCGAGTGCCTATGCGACTTCAGGTAACGATAAAAAGGTGATACAAACAAGAAGTGGCTGTAAAATTATTATAGACGATGCTGTTGGTTCCATATTTCTAGAAGACCCTAGTGGAAATAGTGTGCTATTAGATGGAAACAAGAATATCAGCATCAATGCACCAAAAAACTTTACTGTAAACGCAGGTGAAAATATAATTTATAGTGCTGGAGGAAATATAGTTTCTAGTGCTCAAAAAAATATAAATATAATTGCTGGAGAAAGCATAACCGAATTAGCCAATGAAGACTATAGCTTAACAGCTAGTAATATTTTTGAAACCGCTCAAATAGGTAGAAGCTCAAAAGCTAAATCGATTACAGAAAACATGGAAAAAGGAAATATAATAAGTAGTAAGGAAGCCATTCATGTAGAAAGTGCGAAAGAAGTAAATGTGAATAGTGGTAAAAAAGTTAACATGCAATAA